TTGCATAAAAAATGGTGGCACTATGATCAAACTGGATACAATTAATGACGTATAGGTCTTCTGGAAAATAGCATTAAAAAAAGCACCCATAAAACCAATGCTTAATATACACATCCACGATATGAACATAAACCCTATGAACATTTCTCCAAATGTCCAATTGTATACCATTGTAAAAAACTCAGGCATGACTTGTATTTGTGACTGCCATCCACTAAAGCCTAAAAGGACAAACACCATTGACGAAACGATTGTACTGCATAATATAAATTTCAAAGTTAAATAGCAACTCATAGCACTTAATTTTTTATAGCCTATCCCCATTAGTTTATTTCTTCCTACAACTTTTAATATAATGGCCATATTCTTTTCTTTTTCAAAGGAAAAAAGCTGACAAGCTATTAAAATAGCTGATAAGGCTAAAATAGCATAAACAAAAATTAATGATTTGATCACAATAGCCCAATGATCCACAAATTCATAAATAAATGGTTTTTCTATATTAGAAGCACGATTGAAGGCTTCTTGTGTTTCTTCCTCTGAAAGATATGTGGGTCCATAAAACTCTATCTTCCCACTTAACTTTTCAACATTTCTATTATAATAGTCATCTGCTTTTGATATGCTACTCACTAAAAATGTATTTTCCCCTGCATAGGGAGAATAGGCTACCTTTAGAAACTGAAATAACCCTGGATATTCATTTTCTGTTTGAATATATGCTTCATCACCAGATGGTAGCGATTGATATAAAAACAGTGCATCATTTAGTTTTTCTGTACTTAATACGCCCGTTACTTTCTCTACTTGTTGCTTTCTTAATCTCACACCATCTAACCCCTGAACCACTTCTTCTTTTCCAGTAGAGTAATCATAGCTTTCGTAATCATGGATGAAGAAAAGTGGCATAATGATTGATAATAATAGTGCTAAAAATAACAAAATCATAATTGCTGGATTCTTATAGAATTTTCTCATTTCATAAATCATTTCATGCTACTCCTTTCAGGATTTATCTATTTTTTATTCTTATACTAAACAACCTAGGTACGATCAACATACCAACTATTAACAATAAAATAGCATTCACAATAATAGCAGTCGTGGTAAGTATATTAAATAAAATAACATTATAGATCTGAAATGATGATATACTCTTTTCAACTAACAATCCATTAACCGGCTGTATTTGAAAAAACCTTTTTACAAAAGTAGGAATAGCATTTAGTCTAGTAATGATTAGGGGACTAAAAACAATTATAAATCCTATGACCAATGTTGAATAGGATTTTTGAGTGAATGCATCTACAGCAGCTACTAAAACGCCTATTGCAATTGTACTAATCCACCCCATAAATATAAATAATAAGTAGGCACTACCCAAAGTTAGATTGTATATTGAAGTAAAATATTCAATCTGAATTTGACTTGACCAAGCACTCAAACCTGTCGTTGAGAAAAAAATGATAGAAAGTACTGTTATACTAATGGCATACTTTATTGTTAGAAATGTTAATAAAGCCAAAACCTTATTTTTCCCAATATTGATTAATTGTTTATTGCTCATTGTCGCCAATATTAGATCCATATTTTTCTCTTTTTCATATGAGAAAATCCTGGAGCCAATAATGATTGCAGACAAAAAAATCATAATAAATATGACAGATAGTAACTTGTATGCAAAAACCCATTGTCTGCTAAAATCTATGTTGAAAGGCGTTTCTATAGACTCAGCTTTTTCTAATATAACATCCTTCTCCCAAGGTTCATATGTGTCATTTGAATGATTTAAAAAACCCATAATCTGAACCGTATTTCTACTATAGAAATCATCAGCATTTTTTAAATCATTTAAATGGATACCTTCACCTGGAATAATAGATGAATAGGCATCCATCAATATACTTATTATTCCAGGGTATCGTATGGAACTGTCGACGTAAGCTAAATCTTCAGAGGGTTCTGATTGATAATAATTTAAAACTCTATTGAGTGTATCAATACTCAATTCACCTTTATAATCTTCATACCGATCTTTGATGATTCTAACCGCTTCTGTTCCTTTAATGATATTAGAACTGTCAGCAGATTCTATGGCATTAAAACTCCTTATTGACACTATTGGCACTACAATTGTGACCATAAGAATAATCAGAGTCAGTATTTTTACATGGATCTCACTATAAAGTTTTCTTAACTCATCTAACACTAGAACGTTCCTCCTTTTTAAAATTAACAAGATACACATCATTAAGCGTAGGTGTAACTTGTATCGCTTCAGGAAATGGAGGAACCGAGCTTATGATTCTGGCTTTTTTTTTCTCTTCAGAATCATAAATCATTGATACCGTTTGATCTGTCATTTGATTATGTAAATCAAGTTCGTTTTTAAATTCTGCTTCCCAAACCTGCCCTGAGCACTCACCAATCAAATCTTTTTCTGTTCCACTCATTACAAAATGTCCATCTTTCAAAATGAATATTTCTTTTGAAATGGATTCCAGATCACTAACAATATGCGTGGATAGTAGTATAATTTGATCGTGTCCAGCACCCGTAATATAATTTTTAAATTTAATTCTCTCCGTAGGGTCTAACCCAGTGGTAGGTTCATCAAGCATAATGATCTTAGGATTAAGTTGAAAAGCCTGTGCCAGCCCTACTCTTCTTATCTGCCCTCCAGAAAGTTCTTTTAATTTTTTATGTCGAAGTTCTTCTAGATTAAACAGATCAAGCTTTTCATCAATATCTTTATTTAATTTATCTTTACTCATATTTGATTTAATGCTTCCCAAATATAGAAGAAATTGTTGGATTGTCATATCAGGATATCCCGTAAAACTCTGAGGCAAAAAGCCTAATACAACTTCTTTTTTTTCGTTAACATCAGGCAATATGATCTTTCCTTGATAATCCGTTATGAACCCACTAATGATTTTGAACAATGTTGTTTTTCCTACACCATTTGCACCTAGAAATCCGTATATGCCATTTGTCAACTTAATATCAATGCCATTTAAAACCTGATTTTTCCCATATGATTTTCTAACATTTATTAATTGTAAACTCACAAAATCCCCCCTAATTGCTACCAGATTTCATTTTCTTAAAAATAAAATACCTTACCTATTTTATCCGAATATGTATACTTACATTTTTTCTCTTTAGGTAATTTTAGTCTCATATTTACTATAATTAGCATTGGTATTTACAACTATCATTTTTCACCCCTCTATTGTCATCTATAATGTAAACTCATTCATATAAATTATAAATTCCAACGACCATTATTCTAGCTTTTTAAAGTTATCAAATAAAATTATTCATTCTTGACTAATATTATTACAATTTTCAATTATACAGTACCACAACACTAAACAATATGCAATAGTTTTTCATTTTCGTTTATATGTTGAGCTTATTCCTAAGTTTGCATATTCTTTAATTATTTAATCATATATAAAGAAATTTAAGTGATAGTCCATGGATATCGATCTAATAAAACTTAAATTAGAATCTCACTTGATACCTTCAATGGTTCAAATTAGTTCAAAAAAAATCAAGAATTGATATTTTTCCTTTATCAATTCTTGATTTTTTATAATTACATGCAACCATTATATATTCTAACTGGAATAATTCTCAATAAAATGAACCAATTCTTCTTCACTATATATTTTTCTACCTGGCTTTTTTAAGTCCTCTTGCTCTTCTTCTGACAAAGCATTAATATGTGCATTAATATCTTCTCTAATGGTTCCGTCTGGATTTTCTATCACAATAACATTTCTATCTGGATCGATATATACGCTATAGTACTTATCATTTCCAGACGCATATACTTTTCTTAATACAACTTTTGAAGAAGAAAAAGAAAGCAACTCAAAATTGTCTAAGCTTTTATTAATGTCTTCATCTGTTGGATTCATTAAATAATCTTTTGTATATTGTTCCACTTGTTCTCTTGTTAAATCTTGTAGATAAAAAGGTGGTATCATTTCTTGAGTAATGGTTCGATCATCCTCTTTATAAACATATTCCATCACCAATTTTGTTGCTGGTGTAATTCTTTCTAAGTTCACTGAATCCACTGTGATCGAGTTATAATTACGAAAATCAACAATGGGTTCCGGGTGTTGAGCTTGTCTAATATCAAAAGGTTCACTTTCAATACCCTCTTCTTCTAAAAATTCATTGTTATTGTTAAAAATAATTACTTGATAGGCAACAATAAAAACCAATATAAATATAGATAAAAGTCCAATAGGATAGATGAATTTCTTTTTCATAAAAACACTCCTTCATCATAGTTTGTTACTATGTTAGTGGTTTTTATAGTATTATCTACCATATTGTACTCAATTATACATTTTAATCAATTATCTTTAGTTTTAAACATATTTTCAATATCTTATGACCTAATGGAACACTTAATAATTCTCTTTTGTTAATGGTATTTGTTTTTATAACTAAGATGCCATAAACACCAATACCAACTACAATAGCACTTACTGTGCTTAATTTATCAATATTTGTAATATAGTATAATAGTTGATGCATTGCAAATACCACAATACCCATTATGGAAGAACAAATTAATGGCATGATAAATGCTTTTTTAATATTTAATTTTATGCCTGTAATTTTCTTAACAGCTTTTAAATTTAAGTATGCTGATATAACAGAAAATATAATGTTACTTATTATGATACCATACAAATCCATTTGTAATACAAACAGCAATAAAATGTTAACAACAATTTTAATGGACATGGCTATAGCTGAATGCTTGACTGGTAAAGTAATACGATCTAAACCTTGCAATATACCCACTGAAATGGTTGATAAACAAAAGAACACAATGGTTATTGATCCTATTCTTAACATATTAGCAACCGCAGGATTGGTTTCATTAAATAATAACATTAATATGGGGCGTGCCATTATCAATGCACCTACTGCTGCGGGAATTGCAATAAGCATGATAAAACGAATGGCAATATTCACTTTATGATTAATTTCTTTTTTATGACCAGAAACCAATGAAGTGGCAATACTAGGTACAGTTGCCGCTGCTAATGCTGACCCTAAGGATATAGGCAAATTAATGATGACTTTGTATTTACCATCTAATATACCATAATAAGATGCCACTTGGTTTTCGGTAAATCCTTGAAAAGCCAAAGCTGAATTAAACATATAGGCATCCATAATATTGGTTAACTGAAATACTGTTGTTCCTAAGATAATCGGTACGATTGTTAAGCTTATGGTCTTTTGTAGTGTTAGAAACCCTTCAGCTTGTGTACTTGAATCGTAAGCTTGTTTTCTTTTTAGCATGGGTCTAATCATCATATAAATAACAATCATAAAAAGCAAACCAAATAAAGCACCAACACCTGTACCAATGGTACCACCTGCTGCTCCCCAGTGTAATCCACTTCCAATTAATAACCATGCTGCAAGTATACTAATCACTGCATTTAAAACTTGTTCTATGATTTGAGATAAAGCTGTTGGAACCATCGTATTCATGCCTTGGAAATAACCTCTAAGCACGCCTAAGAAGGCTACAATTAATATGGTAGGTGCTAATACCCGTAAAGCATTAGCTGCTAACGGTGTATTCATCATATTGGCAAAAAAGTCTGCACCAAACCATATCACACTTGCACCAATCCCACCTGAAATCAATGCAAAGAGCAATGCACCTTTAAAAATATGATGGGCATTTTTATGTTCACCTAATGAAATTTTTGCAGAAATCAATTTTGAAACTGCAATGGGTATACCATATGAGGATATTACCAGCACAAAAGAATAAATTTGAAAGGCGACTGAGTAATAACCCATTCCTTCGTCTCCTAACATTCTCACAAGGGGAATTCTATAAATGAAACCAATTAGTCTAACAATAATAGAAGCCATTACAAGGATGCTGCCTTGCATTACTATACTATTCTTAGATATATTATTATTTTTTTTCATCTTACACCTCTATTATTACGCAATAAATATGTATCATTACTCTTATAATGATAGCTTATAAAAACAAATGATTCACTGGTACTTCTACTTCATAGTATCTTCATCTAACTTAAATGCAAAAGGCATAATCTTTTCCATATCAAAAACTTTAATCTGCTCTTGTTGATTCATTAAAATCAGTTGTCCTTTTGGCATAAATTCAGCTAAAACTTGTCGACAGATACCACAAGGATAAGTTAAATCATTTGATGAACTAACAACAGCTATCTTAATAAATTCTTTTTCACCTTCCGATATGGCTTTATGCAATGCAACTCTTTCTGCACAATTAGTCGCACCATAAGATGCATTTTCTATATTACATCCAGTGTATATTTTTCCACTTTTTGTTAATAGCGCTGCCCCAACTTTGAATTTGGAATAAGGTGAATAGGAAAATTCCATTGCAACTTTAGCTTCTTTAATCAGTTTATCATTATCCATGCTTTATCCTCTATTCTAAATTTTATTTTCTATTGATTTTGATCTATTACTATGTTTAACTTTTGTCATAGGCTTAATACTATTCTAAAATAATTTCTCTATTGTCAGGGAAAACAGCAATCCATGTTTTGCCTTTATTCATTAATAATTCATTACCCTCTTCATCATAATATTGAGTGGCTGAACGATGAGCCGTCTTTTCCCAAGTTATTTCTATGGCTTCTCCATTGGTAATATAATACCCTTTACCATTAGAAATCAAATCTTGATCTAACCTTCCTGCTGTATCTCCAGGTATTAACCAAGTGGACGTATATTGTACAATAATATTTTTAAATTCCAATTGTTCTTCTGTTTCTCTTTCAATATGCGGTTGTCCACCTCTATGATATCTTTTATATAATTTTAAATCTTCATCATAGCTAAAATTTGATGTATATGTGGTGTTACCGGAGAAAGGCAAGGTGACTTCATTGGCAACAATGTCACTGTTCAAATCTGTTTCTTCTTCATAAAAACGAAACTTAGGCTCTAAGTCTTCTGATATTTCTTGTCGATAGCCTGTTTCTTCCCAAGTGTTCATTAATCTTTCATAACTTGTATATGTACTATTGGGTGCTACTCTTGTAGAATCAATAAAATTCATTATTCCGCCCCAAGTCATACCATTAAAATTTGGTGTATTTAATTGGCTAAAAGCAGCTTGTGCTTGTGGGCTTTGACCATGGTGAACATAAATGGCATCGTGGTCAAAAGCATACTCTAAAAAATAATGTCTTGCACTTCTAATGGGTCCAATTTTTTCTGAATCAAAGTCCTGATACAAAGCCAATAATCTTGTTATTCCACCTTCTACAACGGTTTCATAGAATACATCTGCTTGCATAATCCCACTTTGAGGTATTGCACCACCATGATTGTTAATCATAATACCAATGGGTCTTCGATTAGCTGCTTCTTCATCTATATATAAACCCGTCAATGGATTCATTGCCATTCCTTCAAATTCATCTATTTCTTCCTCTTCCTCCTCTTCTATTACATCTTCTGGCACTTCTTCTACAATATCTATTTGTTCTTCTGGTTCTTCATTTTTGCCACATCCAACGAAAGCCATTGTGATTATTAATAATACTAAAAATATTTTTTTCATAATTCCTCCCAATAATATATGATGTTTTCTAATGGTATATTTTGTATCCTATTATTATAATAATATATTAACTACTTTAGGTATGTACAATAGAACAGCAACAACTACAGAAACCATTGCTGAGAATAATACTGCACCTGCAGCGATATCCTTGGACAACTTTGCAAGAGGATGGATTTTTTGATCCACTGCTAAATCCACCACTCTTTCAATAGCTGTATTGATAATTTCTGTAATAATCACCAATGCACTGGTTAATATCACAAGTATAAACTCAATAGTACTAAACGCTAAAAAACAACCTAATGTTAATGCCAGTATCATTAAGATCAGATGAATTTTTATATTGCGTTCTTTTTTTATTACATGTTTTATTCCGTCTATAGCGCAGGTAAAACTTTCTAATAGGGATTGATTTTTCATCTGTACAGACCTACTTTTTCCATAATAATATTTTGCTTTAATTGCATAGCATCTTCTTCTTCTTTTTCCATATGATCGTATCCAAATAAATGTAGCATACTATGGGCAACTAAAAACCCTAATTCTCTTTCAATAGAATGGCCATACGTATGTGCTTGCTCTTTTAGTTTGTCAATAGAAATAACAATGTCACCCAGTAATAATTCCTGCACCTGTCCATTGATATCCGCTGACAGATGTTCTTCTATTGTTTTTATATCGCCAATTTCACCTGAG
The genomic region above belongs to Natranaerovirga hydrolytica and contains:
- a CDS encoding ATP-binding cassette domain-containing protein, yielding MSLQLINVRKSYGKNQVLNGIDIKLTNGIYGFLGANGVGKTTLFKIISGFITDYQGKIILPDVNEKKEVVLGFLPQSFTGYPDMTIQQFLLYLGSIKSNMSKDKLNKDIDEKLDLFNLEELRHKKLKELSGGQIRRVGLAQAFQLNPKIIMLDEPTTGLDPTERIKFKNYITGAGHDQIILLSTHIVSDLESISKEIFILKDGHFVMSGTEKDLIGECSGQVWEAEFKNELDLHNQMTDQTVSMIYDSEEKKKARIISSVPPFPEAIQVTPTLNDVYLVNFKKEERSSVR
- a CDS encoding putative polysaccharide biosynthesis protein — its product is MKKNNNISKNSIVMQGSILVMASIIVRLIGFIYRIPLVRMLGDEGMGYYSVAFQIYSFVLVISSYGIPIAVSKLISAKISLGEHKNAHHIFKGALLFALISGGIGASVIWFGADFFANMMNTPLAANALRVLAPTILIVAFLGVLRGYFQGMNTMVPTALSQIIEQVLNAVISILAAWLLIGSGLHWGAAGGTIGTGVGALFGLLFMIVIYMMIRPMLKRKQAYDSSTQAEGFLTLQKTISLTIVPIILGTTVFQLTNIMDAYMFNSALAFQGFTENQVASYYGILDGKYKVIINLPISLGSALAAATVPSIATSLVSGHKKEINHKVNIAIRFIMLIAIPAAVGALIMARPILMLLFNETNPAVANMLRIGSITIVFFCLSTISVGILQGLDRITLPVKHSAIAMSIKIVVNILLLFVLQMDLYGIIISNIIFSVISAYLNLKAVKKITGIKLNIKKAFIMPLICSSIMGIVVFAMHQLLYYITNIDKLSTVSAIVVGIGVYGILVIKTNTINKRELLSVPLGHKILKICLKLKIID
- a CDS encoding cytidine deaminase; this translates as MDNDKLIKEAKVAMEFSYSPYSKFKVGAALLTKSGKIYTGCNIENASYGATNCAERVALHKAISEGEKEFIKIAVVSSSNDLTYPCGICRQVLAEFMPKGQLILMNQQEQIKVFDMEKIMPFAFKLDEDTMK
- a CDS encoding DUF3048 domain-containing protein, giving the protein MKKIFLVLLIITMAFVGCGKNEEPEEQIDIVEEVPEDVIEEEEEEEIDEFEGMAMNPLTGLYIDEEAANRRPIGIMINNHGGAIPQSGIMQADVFYETVVEGGITRLLALYQDFDSEKIGPIRSARHYFLEYAFDHDAIYVHHGQSPQAQAAFSQLNTPNFNGMTWGGIMNFIDSTRVAPNSTYTSYERLMNTWEETGYRQEISEDLEPKFRFYEEETDLNSDIVANEVTLPFSGNTTYTSNFSYDEDLKLYKRYHRGGQPHIERETEEQLEFKNIIVQYTSTWLIPGDTAGRLDQDLISNGKGYYITNGEAIEITWEKTAHRSATQYYDEEGNELLMNKGKTWIAVFPDNREIILE
- a CDS encoding diacylglycerol kinase family protein, with the protein product MKNQSLLESFTCAIDGIKHVIKKERNIKIHLILMILALTLGCFLAFSTIEFILVILTSALVIITEIINTAIERVVDLAVDQKIHPLAKLSKDIAAGAVLFSAMVSVVVAVLLYIPKVVNILL
- the ybeY gene encoding rRNA maturation RNase YbeY; the encoded protein is MSVFIEKVVDDVLDFDYEKIIHKVIKESLEVEEIRQPVEVSVVLTNNDEIQCLNKDYRGKDMPTDVLSFPIMDSGEIGDIKTIEEHLSADINGQVQELLLGDIVISIDKLKEQAHTYGHSIERELGFLVAHSMLHLFGYDHMEKEEEDAMQLKQNIIMEKVGLYR